In Methanococcoides sp. LMO-2, a single window of DNA contains:
- the trpA gene encoding tryptophan synthase subunit alpha: MKLSTKFNELKGKNEAALLSYVCAGDPDIESTPGIVDALIKGGADIIELGLPFSDPVADGPTIQEASERALKAGMNPDRYFELVASLDVDVPLVCMTYYNLVFQRGLDSFVEDCVNSGISGLIIPDLPAEESEDLAKACANKDIDLIFLISPVTTDERIKMILEKCSGFVYIVSRLGVTGARSDVTDATAQILSRVKTDVPKAVGFGISNGDQASRVVSAGADGVIVGSAFVDIIASGENVNQRLEELAKDIKDGCRTN; the protein is encoded by the coding sequence ATGAAATTATCTACTAAATTCAATGAACTTAAAGGTAAGAATGAAGCTGCATTATTGTCATACGTTTGTGCAGGCGATCCGGATATCGAGTCAACTCCGGGGATCGTAGATGCACTGATCAAAGGCGGTGCAGACATAATTGAACTTGGATTACCATTTTCCGACCCGGTCGCAGACGGACCTACCATACAGGAAGCATCCGAGAGAGCGCTGAAAGCCGGAATGAACCCTGACAGGTATTTTGAGCTTGTTGCATCTCTTGACGTGGATGTCCCCCTTGTATGCATGACCTATTACAACCTTGTATTCCAGCGAGGTCTTGACAGTTTTGTAGAAGATTGTGTCAACTCAGGGATTAGCGGACTCATAATACCAGATCTGCCTGCCGAGGAAAGTGAAGATCTTGCAAAGGCATGTGCTAATAAGGACATTGACCTGATATTCCTGATTTCACCCGTCACCACCGACGAAAGGATAAAGATGATACTGGAGAAATGTTCCGGATTTGTCTATATTGTATCAAGACTTGGTGTTACCGGAGCACGTTCAGATGTCACGGATGCAACAGCACAGATACTCTCCAGGGTTAAGACCGATGTACCAAAAGCTGTAGGCTTTGGAATATCCAACGGAGATCAGGCCTCAAGAGTGGTTTCTGCCGGAGCAGATGGAGTAATTGTCGGATCTGCTTTCGTGGATATCATAGCATCCGGGGAAAATGTTAACCAGAGGCTTGAGGAGCTTGCAAAGGATATTAAGGATGGATGCAGGACGAACTGA
- a CDS encoding archaellin/type IV pilin N-terminal domain-containing protein, with product MKSEKLNFIRKDSCGQVGIGTLIIFLAMILVASVAAGVLIQTSGVLQQKAQATGTQATEEITSNLKIIGIEGIRANDGGSNMSDSIDLLKIKTGLSVGTSEVDLSTLIITISDGQVTNDLVYGSNTILYGSQMDGFTGDVTTGDLSALLNNTHAVAGPNIASFFTVERMRDEDNSLAASTPVLNSGDIAIIYIGTASSDAVSYTYLGDFNATESGVSLKDSGLVLNSRTEVDIQITPEKGAQTISTFVIPTLNIDEKYMIR from the coding sequence GTGAAATCTGAAAAATTAAATTTCATTCGCAAAGATTCCTGTGGACAGGTTGGTATTGGAACCCTTATTATCTTCCTCGCCATGATCCTGGTGGCTTCTGTGGCAGCTGGTGTGCTTATCCAGACTTCCGGTGTACTACAGCAAAAGGCACAGGCAACCGGCACCCAGGCAACCGAGGAGATCACTTCAAACCTGAAGATAATAGGTATTGAAGGTATCAGGGCAAATGATGGCGGATCCAATATGTCCGACTCAATTGACCTTCTAAAGATAAAAACGGGTTTGAGTGTTGGCACCAGTGAAGTCGATCTTAGCACACTTATAATTACCATTTCAGATGGTCAGGTGACCAATGATCTGGTCTATGGTAGTAATACTATCCTCTATGGAAGTCAAATGGATGGTTTTACCGGTGATGTTACCACCGGAGATCTTTCAGCACTGTTGAACAATACGCATGCAGTTGCAGGACCTAACATCGCATCCTTTTTCACAGTTGAAAGGATGAGGGATGAGGATAATTCCCTGGCTGCTTCCACACCTGTACTTAACTCAGGAGATATTGCTATCATCTACATCGGAACTGCAAGTTCTGATGCAGTAAGTTACACTTATCTTGGTGACTTCAACGCGACAGAGTCCGGTGTAAGCCTGAAGGATTCCGGCCTTGTCCTTAATTCAAGGACAGAAGTGGATATCCAGATCACTCCGGAAAAAGGAGCACAGACGATCTCAACTTTTGTGATCCCTACTTTGAATATAGATGAAAAATACATGATAAGGTAA
- a CDS encoding indole-3-glycerol-phosphate synthase: MHSAIHEIVNSTEKRVKELHKMKSNEVLPISSAHDTARDTNTIINSILSKKQKGKAPIISEVKPASPSMKIRDIDPSEAKRIAVEMERAGVAAISVLTEPEFFDGTIDNLRSVRENVSIPVLRKDFIIDKAQFDEVKSDLILLIAGLLNEKLEEFILYARSKGFEPLVEVHNEEELLNALETSAKIIGINNRDLTTMIIDISTTEELIPLIKEHDRKSGTDHLIISESGVHTADDVRRMISAGADAILIGTSIVKNDDIYSKTKELVDALEPDTNDNEEEII; this comes from the coding sequence ATGCATTCTGCAATACATGAAATTGTCAATTCAACTGAAAAGCGAGTCAAAGAACTTCACAAAATGAAGAGCAATGAAGTTCTGCCAATTAGTTCAGCCCACGATACAGCCAGAGATACAAATACCATTATCAACTCAATATTATCAAAAAAACAGAAAGGTAAAGCCCCTATAATCTCAGAGGTAAAGCCGGCATCCCCGTCAATGAAAATAAGGGATATAGATCCTTCAGAAGCAAAAAGAATAGCTGTGGAAATGGAAAGAGCAGGAGTAGCTGCAATATCCGTCCTGACTGAACCTGAATTTTTTGATGGGACGATAGATAACCTGAGATCGGTCAGGGAAAATGTATCAATACCTGTCCTCAGGAAGGACTTCATCATCGACAAGGCCCAGTTCGACGAAGTTAAAAGTGACCTTATATTGCTCATAGCAGGTCTTCTGAATGAAAAGCTTGAAGAGTTCATCCTGTATGCACGCTCAAAAGGGTTCGAACCTCTGGTAGAGGTACATAACGAAGAAGAATTGCTCAATGCCCTTGAGACCTCTGCGAAGATCATCGGGATCAACAACAGAGACCTTACAACCATGATAATTGATATTTCAACGACAGAAGAACTTATACCATTGATAAAGGAACATGATCGCAAAAGCGGCACTGACCACCTCATAATAAGTGAAAGCGGAGTTCATACTGCAGACGACGTTAGAAGGATGATCTCAGCTGGTGCCGATGCAATACTGATAGGAACATCCATTGTGAAAAATGACGACATATACAGCAAGACAAAGGAACTTGTTGATGCTCTTGAACCAGATACAAATGACAATGAGGAGGAAATAATATGA
- the trpB gene encoding tryptophan synthase subunit beta, producing the protein MSGPKYGKYGGQFVPEILMPALEELEEGYEKYRNDPEFLKELDYYLKDFAGRETPLYYAKNMSKKYGVKIYLKREDLVHGGAHKLNNTIGQALLAKYMGKTRLVAETGAGQHGTATAMAGTNMGFQTHVYMGAKDTVRQRMNVYRMELMGATVHPVESGSKTLKDAINEALRDWVSNVENTHYLIGSVVGPHPYPMMVRDFQSVIGNEVKQQIMEKEGRYPDSIVACTGGGSNAMGIFHPFVEDKEVDLVAVEAGGSGMKQTEKAALHSASLSVGEDGVLQGARTRILQDRYGQILESSSVSAGLDYSGVGPELAYLADIGRITPRVANDDMALNAFHELSLMEGIIPALESSHAVAHVMEAAESGDLGELVVINLSGRGDKDLEAVRKIDLGE; encoded by the coding sequence ATGAGTGGACCAAAGTATGGCAAGTATGGAGGACAATTTGTCCCCGAGATACTTATGCCGGCCCTTGAGGAGCTTGAGGAAGGATATGAAAAGTACAGGAACGATCCCGAATTCCTTAAGGAACTGGATTATTACCTCAAAGACTTTGCAGGGCGTGAGACCCCATTGTATTATGCGAAGAACATGAGCAAGAAGTACGGTGTCAAGATCTACCTGAAAAGGGAGGATCTCGTACATGGTGGTGCACACAAACTGAACAACACCATCGGCCAGGCACTACTTGCAAAATACATGGGAAAAACAAGACTGGTAGCTGAGACCGGAGCAGGCCAGCATGGAACTGCAACTGCCATGGCAGGTACGAACATGGGATTCCAAACCCACGTTTACATGGGAGCAAAGGATACCGTCAGGCAACGAATGAACGTTTACCGCATGGAGCTTATGGGTGCCACGGTCCATCCGGTTGAATCCGGTTCAAAGACACTCAAGGATGCGATTAATGAGGCCTTAAGGGACTGGGTCTCTAACGTAGAGAACACGCATTACCTGATAGGTTCTGTAGTGGGGCCACACCCATATCCGATGATGGTAAGGGACTTCCAGAGCGTGATCGGGAACGAGGTCAAACAGCAGATAATGGAAAAAGAAGGACGATACCCCGATTCCATTGTAGCATGTACAGGAGGCGGCAGTAACGCAATGGGAATATTCCACCCGTTCGTTGAAGACAAGGAGGTAGACCTCGTTGCTGTGGAAGCCGGTGGAAGTGGTATGAAACAAACAGAAAAAGCTGCACTTCACTCAGCATCCCTTTCTGTAGGAGAGGATGGTGTACTTCAGGGCGCTCGCACCCGGATCCTTCAGGACAGGTACGGACAGATACTGGAATCAAGTTCGGTCTCTGCCGGACTGGATTATTCAGGAGTCGGGCCGGAACTGGCATACCTTGCAGATATTGGCAGGATCACGCCTCGTGTTGCAAATGATGATATGGCACTCAATGCATTCCACGAACTGAGCCTTATGGAAGGCATCATCCCTGCACTGGAATCCTCACATGCTGTTGCCCATGTTATGGAAGCAGCAGAATCAGGTGACCTTGGTGAGCTTGTGGTGATCAACCTCTCAGGAAGAGGAGACAAGGACCTTGAAGCTGTTCGAAAGATCGACCTGGGTGAGTAA